One Tachysurus vachellii isolate PV-2020 chromosome 8, HZAU_Pvac_v1, whole genome shotgun sequence genomic window carries:
- the csrnp3 gene encoding cysteine/serine-rich nuclear protein 3 isoform X2 translates to MSGILKRKFEEVEGASPCSSLRESEEEEISSSESGDSSDSVNPSASHFTPSSILKREKRMRTQRVHFEKVTVYYFSRRQGFTSVPSQGGSTLGMSSRHSSVRQYTLGEFAKEQERIHRDMLRDHLKEEKLNSIKLRLTKNGSVESEEANALTVDDISDDDLDIDNTEVDEYFFLQPLTTKKRRALLRASGVKKIDVEEKHELRAIRVSREDCGCDCRLFCDPETCTCSLAGIKCQVDRMSFPCGCTKEGCSNAAGRIEFNPIRVRTHFLHTIMKLELEKSREQQQSSAPGPASVPAPNGNGYHSDTNGHCSPLTSGQHALEYSVPDPVQQSTIMHLQAVDDMDEALEEEEDEEEEEEEDDDEDEDENEDDEDESSSLCSLSDSSTQSLANSDSEEEEDDVDDDEDKAEEFEDGLTIAPLSHSEVVSPSSVMCYSDNTVTQENQTNGNAYFINSTAEYYQMENASSASLLAAANQASESYGGDSSSYQERVNNTNGVMAPGAFNMTTEHYTDYSQPPEEQYANHHFTLTNGSSATIGCCEPEQDKSMQSKGTYHNQSGDLSQMEYQNYLNNNTEEGYTTNGNCFVVEQPKEVSHSLSEVTSLADTTNGPPILEPFPEPTPV, encoded by the exons ATGAGTGGAATACTGAAGAGGAAGTTTGAGGAGGTGGAGGGAGCGTCCCCGTGCTCCTCACTGAGGGAGTCAGAAGAGGAGGAGATATCGAGCAGCGAGAGCGGAGACAGCAGCGACAGCGTCAATCCCTCTGCCTCTCACTTCACAC CTTCCTCCATCCTGAAGCGAGAGAAGCGGATGAGAACACAGAGGGTGCATTTCGAGAAGGTGACAGTGTATTATTTCAGCCGGCGGCAAGGCTTTACCAGCGTGCCCAGTCAGGGAGGCAGCACCTTGGGCATGTCGAGCCGGCACAGCTCTGTACGGCAGTACACACTCGGCGAGTTTGCCAAGGAACAGGAGCGTATACACAGGGACATGCTGAGAGACCACCTGAAAGAGGAAAAACTCAACTCTATCAAGCTAAGG CTGACTAAAAATGGTTCTGTCGAGTCAGAAGAGGCCAATGCTCTCACAGTGGACGATATCTCAGATGATGACCTGGACATAGACAACACAGAAGTGGATGAATACTTCTTCCTCCAACCACTGACCACCAAGAAGCGCCGGGCCCTGCTTCGTGCATCCGGGGTCAAGAAGATTGATGTGGAGGAGAAGCATGAGCTGAGGGCCATTCGAGTCTCCCGTGAGGACTGTGGCTGTGACTGCAGACTCTTCTGTGACCCAGAGACTTGCACCTGCAGCCTGGCAGGCATCAAGTGCCAG GTAGACCGTATGTCATTCCCGTGTGGCTGCACTAAAGAGGGCTGTAGTAACGCGGCGGGGCGGATTGAGTTCAACCCCATCCGTGTGCGCACACACTTCCTGCACACCATTATGAAACTGGAGCTGGAGAAAAGCAGGGAGCAGCAGCAGAGCTCGGCCCCTGGTCCGGCCTCTGTTCCCGCCCCTAATGGCAATGGTTACCACAGTGACACCAATGGCCACTGCAGTCCACTGACATCAGGCCAACATGCTCTAGAATATTCTGTCCCTGATCCCGTCCAGCAGAGCACCATCATGCACCTGCAAGCTGTGGATGACATGGATGAGGCcttggaagaggaagaggatgaggaggaggaggaagaagaagatgatgatgaggatgaagatgaaaatgaagatgatgaagatgagagCAGCAGTTTGTGTAGCCTGTCGGACTCAAGCACACAGAGTCTGGCGAATAGTGActcagaggaggaggaagacgaTGTCGACGATGATGAAGACAAGGCAGAGGAGTTTGAGGATGGCCTGACCATTGCTCCTTTGTCACACAGTGAGGTGGTCTCTCCATCCTCTGTGATGTGCTACTCGGATAACACGGTCACACAGGAGAACCAAACCAATGGCAATGCTTATTTTATCAACTCCACAGCTGAATACTATCAAATGGAGAATGCTAGCTCGGCATCACTTTTAGCAGCTGCTAACCAGGCTAGTGAGAGCTATGGAGGAGATTCAAGCTCATATCAAGAAAGGGTTAACAACACTAATGGAGTGATGGCACCAGGAGCCTTTAACATGACCACTGAGCATTACACTGACTATTCACAACCACCTGAGGAACAATATGCCAATCATCATTTCACTCTTACTAATGGATCCTCAGCCACAATTGGCTGCTGTGAACCGGAACAGGACAAAAGCATGCAATCAAAAGGGACCTACCACAACCAGTCAGGAGATCTGAGTCAGATGGAGTACCAAAACTATCTGAACAATAACACAGAAGAGGGATACACGACTAACGGGAACTGTTTTGTGGTAGAGCAGCCAAAAGAGGTATCTCATAGCCTTTCTGAGGTTACCTCTTTAGCAGACACCACCAATGGACCCCCAATACTGGAGCCTTTCCCTGAGCCCACCCCTGTTTAg
- the csrnp3 gene encoding cysteine/serine-rich nuclear protein 3 isoform X1: MKFEVTHILLLRCGSEAVMSGILKRKFEEVEGASPCSSLRESEEEEISSSESGDSSDSVNPSASHFTPSSILKREKRMRTQRVHFEKVTVYYFSRRQGFTSVPSQGGSTLGMSSRHSSVRQYTLGEFAKEQERIHRDMLRDHLKEEKLNSIKLRLTKNGSVESEEANALTVDDISDDDLDIDNTEVDEYFFLQPLTTKKRRALLRASGVKKIDVEEKHELRAIRVSREDCGCDCRLFCDPETCTCSLAGIKCQVDRMSFPCGCTKEGCSNAAGRIEFNPIRVRTHFLHTIMKLELEKSREQQQSSAPGPASVPAPNGNGYHSDTNGHCSPLTSGQHALEYSVPDPVQQSTIMHLQAVDDMDEALEEEEDEEEEEEEDDDEDEDENEDDEDESSSLCSLSDSSTQSLANSDSEEEEDDVDDDEDKAEEFEDGLTIAPLSHSEVVSPSSVMCYSDNTVTQENQTNGNAYFINSTAEYYQMENASSASLLAAANQASESYGGDSSSYQERVNNTNGVMAPGAFNMTTEHYTDYSQPPEEQYANHHFTLTNGSSATIGCCEPEQDKSMQSKGTYHNQSGDLSQMEYQNYLNNNTEEGYTTNGNCFVVEQPKEVSHSLSEVTSLADTTNGPPILEPFPEPTPV, translated from the exons ATG AAATTTGAAGTTACTCATATTCTTCTTTTAAG GTGTGGCTCTGAAGCAGTCATGAGTGGAATACTGAAGAGGAAGTTTGAGGAGGTGGAGGGAGCGTCCCCGTGCTCCTCACTGAGGGAGTCAGAAGAGGAGGAGATATCGAGCAGCGAGAGCGGAGACAGCAGCGACAGCGTCAATCCCTCTGCCTCTCACTTCACAC CTTCCTCCATCCTGAAGCGAGAGAAGCGGATGAGAACACAGAGGGTGCATTTCGAGAAGGTGACAGTGTATTATTTCAGCCGGCGGCAAGGCTTTACCAGCGTGCCCAGTCAGGGAGGCAGCACCTTGGGCATGTCGAGCCGGCACAGCTCTGTACGGCAGTACACACTCGGCGAGTTTGCCAAGGAACAGGAGCGTATACACAGGGACATGCTGAGAGACCACCTGAAAGAGGAAAAACTCAACTCTATCAAGCTAAGG CTGACTAAAAATGGTTCTGTCGAGTCAGAAGAGGCCAATGCTCTCACAGTGGACGATATCTCAGATGATGACCTGGACATAGACAACACAGAAGTGGATGAATACTTCTTCCTCCAACCACTGACCACCAAGAAGCGCCGGGCCCTGCTTCGTGCATCCGGGGTCAAGAAGATTGATGTGGAGGAGAAGCATGAGCTGAGGGCCATTCGAGTCTCCCGTGAGGACTGTGGCTGTGACTGCAGACTCTTCTGTGACCCAGAGACTTGCACCTGCAGCCTGGCAGGCATCAAGTGCCAG GTAGACCGTATGTCATTCCCGTGTGGCTGCACTAAAGAGGGCTGTAGTAACGCGGCGGGGCGGATTGAGTTCAACCCCATCCGTGTGCGCACACACTTCCTGCACACCATTATGAAACTGGAGCTGGAGAAAAGCAGGGAGCAGCAGCAGAGCTCGGCCCCTGGTCCGGCCTCTGTTCCCGCCCCTAATGGCAATGGTTACCACAGTGACACCAATGGCCACTGCAGTCCACTGACATCAGGCCAACATGCTCTAGAATATTCTGTCCCTGATCCCGTCCAGCAGAGCACCATCATGCACCTGCAAGCTGTGGATGACATGGATGAGGCcttggaagaggaagaggatgaggaggaggaggaagaagaagatgatgatgaggatgaagatgaaaatgaagatgatgaagatgagagCAGCAGTTTGTGTAGCCTGTCGGACTCAAGCACACAGAGTCTGGCGAATAGTGActcagaggaggaggaagacgaTGTCGACGATGATGAAGACAAGGCAGAGGAGTTTGAGGATGGCCTGACCATTGCTCCTTTGTCACACAGTGAGGTGGTCTCTCCATCCTCTGTGATGTGCTACTCGGATAACACGGTCACACAGGAGAACCAAACCAATGGCAATGCTTATTTTATCAACTCCACAGCTGAATACTATCAAATGGAGAATGCTAGCTCGGCATCACTTTTAGCAGCTGCTAACCAGGCTAGTGAGAGCTATGGAGGAGATTCAAGCTCATATCAAGAAAGGGTTAACAACACTAATGGAGTGATGGCACCAGGAGCCTTTAACATGACCACTGAGCATTACACTGACTATTCACAACCACCTGAGGAACAATATGCCAATCATCATTTCACTCTTACTAATGGATCCTCAGCCACAATTGGCTGCTGTGAACCGGAACAGGACAAAAGCATGCAATCAAAAGGGACCTACCACAACCAGTCAGGAGATCTGAGTCAGATGGAGTACCAAAACTATCTGAACAATAACACAGAAGAGGGATACACGACTAACGGGAACTGTTTTGTGGTAGAGCAGCCAAAAGAGGTATCTCATAGCCTTTCTGAGGTTACCTCTTTAGCAGACACCACCAATGGACCCCCAATACTGGAGCCTTTCCCTGAGCCCACCCCTGTTTAg